AAGCTGGCGACTCAACTTTCCTCGACGAAGTAGGTAATTCAGATGAGCAATAGCCTCACCCATAGCAAATGTCATTTGGTGAATATCTAATTCACGCCTAAATAAAACCGGCACTATCTCACGAGCAGTTGCCGGTTTTTTACAGGCTCCAAGTGTTTCTGCCAAGCGCTCATCGTGATGCGCTTTTAACTGATCAATCCGTGGTTTCATTCCTGTAAATGGCTTGCCATGCGATGGCAGTACGAGAGTGTCATCGGGTAGCGGTAGATATCGATCCAGAGAACTCAGATATAAACCTAAAGGATCTGCATCGGGCTCTGCATCGTAGACGCTGACATTCGTAGAAATGCGCGGCAACAACATATCTCCAGAAATTAATATGCCAAGATCTTTACAAAATAGCGAGGCATGCTCGGGCGCATGACCAAATCCCATAATTACTTGCCACTCATGTCCACCAATCAAAATCATTTCGCCATCGATGATGCGACGATATTGTCTGGGTACACCGGGAACCATATTGCTGTAGTAATTAGAGCGCGCTCGGATTTTTTCTAAATCTTCTGCTGCAACTAGTCCATGCTTCTGAAAATGGTCTGCAGAACCGCCACCGCCAGCACGTGCACCAACTGCAGCACCGCCCTCTTTGTGACTCAGCCATTGCGCAGTTAAATAATCCGTCATTGAAATCCACAGGGGTGCATTCCATTTTTCACAAAGCCATTGAGAGAGTCCCACGTGATCTGGATGCATGTGAGTCACGATCACCCTGAGCACCGGCAAGTCCTCTAGCTGAGTAGCAAAGATCTGATCCCAAGCTGCTTTTGTCTCATCATTCGCAATACCGCAATCCACGATGGTCCAGCCCTGAACGCCTTCAAACTCATCACGTAGCAGCCACAGATTGATGTGGTCTAAAGCAAACGGCAGGCGCATCCGCAACCAACGCACGCCAGGCGCGACTTCCATTGAGCTACCGACTTCCGGTAAAGCATCGGCTAAGGGATAATGAATAGAACTAAGATCGTTGGCTTGGTTTTTGGTATTCATCTATTTCTATTCTAGGTTTACTTTGACAACAGTTCCATCACCTTGCATCAACTGGTGCGACATCAACCCTGAAAATGGTTTTTGTCGTGGCTGCTATCGTACGCTATCGGAGATTGCTGACTGGTCTGAACTTTCTAACTCTGACAAGCTTGAGGTGTGGGCAAAACTGGAAACACGCAAACCTCAAGCACCACAGTAAGCATTGCTTATTGATTGACATCCACAATTAAGCGGCCGCGCACATTACCCGCCATCAGCTCTGCCGCATATTTAATGGAATCTTCTAAAGTAATTTCGTGAGAAATCTCCTCTAAAGTTTTGAGATCAACTAACTTACTCAATTGTTCATAAGCGGCAATACGTTTTGCTTTTGGCACTGTCACGCTATTGATGCCATATAAAGTTACACCACGCAAAATGAATGGCGCAACTGTCGATGGAAAATCCATTCCCTGGGCTAAGCCACAAGCAGCAACTGCGCCATCACTCTTAGTTTGCGCGCAGGCATTTGCCAAAGTATGACTGCCAACGCTATCGACTACTGCCGCCCAACGCTCTTTAGCTAAAGGCTTGCCGGGAGCCGAAAGTGCAGCACGATCAATCACCTCGCTTGCGCCCAATTTCTTCAAATAATCAGCTTCAGACATGCGTCCGGTGCTAGCAACAACCGTAAATCCCAATTTGCTCAGAAGAGTAATAGCAAAGCTACCCACTCCACCCGCAGCCCCAGTTACCAATACCTCGCCATCGCTTGGCTTCAAGCCATGCTTTTGCAAAGCCATCACGCACAGCATTGCTGTGTAGCCAGCAGTGCCAATTGCTAAGGCTTGCTTAGCGGTAAATCCCTTTGGCAAGGGAATGAGCCATTCTGACTTCACGCGCGCTTGTTGCGCTAGTCCGCCCCAATGACCTTCACCAACGCCCCAACCATTCAGTAGCACCATATCGCCAACCTTAAATTCTGGGCTAGCACTCTCCAAGACCTCCCCCGCAAAATCAATTCCAGGAACCATAGGAAAGCTGCGCACCACTGGACCCTTGCCAGTAATTGCTAAACCATCTTTGTAATTCAGTGTGGAATAGTGCACCTTGACCCTGACATCGCCTTCGGGCAGGCTAGTCTCATCGACCTGAGAAAGCTCAGCTCGATAACCTTGATCATCTTTATTTACCAAAATAGCCTTAAACATGTCTCTTCCTTTTAAATGCGCTGCATTCTCCACAGCAAATACGTAATGGGTTTATCCTAACGAGCATTGCTGATTATGGAGGTTTCCATGAAAAAAATTCTACTATTAACTACGATTTCTGGCTTAGCGCTAGTCGGATGCTCCTCAAGCCAAATTAATATGTCTATGGGCAATATGCGCCTCATCACCTCCAGCGCAGCACCGCAAGACGTCATGAATTTTGCCAATGCAGCCTGTAAGAATGATTTTTATCAGGGCGCCAGCTTCCTTTCAAAGGCAGGCAAGGAATATCGCTTTAAATGCGTTAAAGCAGAAGAAAATGAAATCCTGACCCCGATTCCAGGCACAACGCTTTCCGCCGATACCTCTGCGCAAACTGCATCAAAGTAAACAAACAACTCAATAAGTAAAGCAAGATGACCCCATTTACCTCCCAAGAACTCCGCAAAGGCTTTTCCTCCTTTGCCACTGGGGTCACAGTCATTACCTGCTTAGATGCGGGCCAGAATGCTCACGGCATTACCATCAGCTCCTTCAATACTGTTTCACTGGAGCCGCCACTCATTTTGTGGAGCCTTAAAAAGCATTCACGCTTAATGCCTAATTTTGAAGTTGGTCACAAACAGTTAATTCATGTCTTGGAGCGCTCACAAGAAGCAATGGCAATGCATTTCGCTACGGTCAAAGAAAATCAGTTTGTCAGCGTTCCGCACAAAATTGCAGCAAGTGGCCTCACGCAAATTGAGGGATGCTGCGCTTACTTTGAATGTGAAACTGTGTCAGTTCATACTGGTGGCGATCACAATATCATCGTTGCTAAAGTACTCAACCTAAAGCACACCCCAGAAAGTCACCCGCTCATATTTGCACACAGCAAATTTATGGGCTTAGATTCATCACTTTAAAAATACCAAAATAGGAATTCTCATGATGCGATTATGGGGAAGAACAAGTTCTATCAATGTGCAAAAGGTCTTGTGGTGCCTTGCAGAGCTGGGACTTCAGGAAGGTAAAGATTTTGAGCGTATTGATGCTGGCCTTCATTTTGGAATAAATCGTACCCCTGAATTCCTAGCGCTTAACCCAAATGGCCTTGTACCTACGCTACAAGATGGCGATCTTGTACTCTGGGAATCTAATACTATTTTGCGATATCTGGTTCGTCAGTACGATAAGTTGATGCGCTTTCCTGTTGATACTACAAGTCAGTACCAGTCTGAGAAGTGGATGGATTGGCAACTAGGCACTATGTGGCCACCATTACGCGTTGCATTCCTAGGACTTACTCGCATTCCAGAAGCAGATCGTGACTATGCGTTAATTAAGAGTTCATATCAAGAGGCTGATGCATTGCTAGGATTACTTGATCAGACCTTAGAAAAACATGTTTACTGCTCTGGCGAGCAATTCAGTGTCGGAGATATTCCCTTAGCGCTGTGTGTAAGTCGATGGCTCCTTTTAGAACAAACCTTCCCCGATAAAACAGGGCCTCGATCGCAATTAAGCAATATTGATAGGTGGATGAGGCAGATTGAATTAGAGACTAAATACAAAGTCGTGGCACAAAAAGAGCTTAATATTGTGAAGTAAACCAGAGAAACTTAGATTCTCTGAATCTACAAGCACAAGTAAAAAGGGTGAACCAAGTTCACCCTTTTTGTTTAATCATTTGCAGAATACATTACTGTTGCTTAAATTTCTTCTGATGGTGATCGGTGCCGATAAACAAGTACATGGCCGGCACTACAAAAAGTGTAAACAAGGTGCCAATTGATAAACCAGTAAAGATCACAATCCCCATCGATTGACGACCAGCCGCACCTGCACCAGAGGCAATCACGAGAGGCACCACGCCCAGCACCATCGCTGCAGTTGTCATCAAAATCGGACGCAAACGGACGCTACTAGCTTCTACGATGGCATCTAATTTACTGCGGCCAGCTTCTTGCAACTCATTGGCAAATTCCACAATCAAAATTCCGTGCTTACTAATTAAACCCATTAAGGTCACAAGACCAACTTGGGTATAGACATTCAAAGTGGTGAAGCCCAAATTAATAAAGATCAATGCGCCAAATAAAGCGAGTGGTACTGAAACCAAAATGACGATTGGGTCGCGGAAACTTTCAAACTGTGCAGCTAAGACTAAGAACACGATCAAGATCGCAAAGAACATGGTCACTAAGAAACCACCTGACTCTGCCATGAACTGGCGAGATGGCCCAGCGTAATCCATGGTGTAACCATTAGGCGCCACCTCTTTTAAAGTTTGACGCATGAACTCGAGCAAATCCGCCTGAGAAATAAATGGTGTACTCACACCAGAGATGGTTGCCGAATTTAACTGCTGAAAGTGATTAATCGATTGCGGCACCACTTTTTGCTTAATCGTCGCAATTGTCCGCGCCTGAATCATCTGTCCACTAGGGGTGCGTATGTAGTAATCCAAGATCTGATCTGGATTTAAACGATCTACTTGTTTCACTTGTGGAATCACTCGATAAGAGCGGCCCGCAACAGAGAAGTAATTCACATAACCACCACCTAAAGCAGCAGATAGAGCACTACCCACTTGCTGCTGCGTCATACCCAGTGCAGCTACTTTTTCTCGATCGATTTCTAATACATCTTGCGGCTTGTCAATCTTCAAGTCGGAGTCCACGAAGAAGAAGTTACCACTGCGGCGTGCTTTATCCAAGACTGCCTGAGATACTTCGTTGAGCTGCTCGTAAGACTCAGTGGTGTTAATGACTACCTGAACCGGCAAGCCCTGCGCTCCAGGCAAAGCTGGAAACTGGAAGGCTGCTACGCGAGCACCGGCGATCGTATTCCACTTACTCTGCATATCTTCTTGGAACTTCGTAGCATTACGACTGCGCTGATCCCAATCTTTGAGCAATACACCACCAAAACTACTGGTTGGACTGGTGATCTGGAACATCTGTTCGTATTCAGGCTCTGCTGCTGATATTTGATAAATCTGATCAGCGTAAGTCTGCATCTGATTAACTGTACTGTTCGGTGGACCTGAAGCCTGCATCAACACGATACCCTGGTCTTCTGTTGGCGCTAATTCAGCGCGGGCAGTGGCGTACAGATAAGCTACCCCGCCTAATAAAATCACACCCATCACAATAATGACCTGCCATGTACTCAAGAGATCGCGCAAAGTAGTTTGATAACTATGGTGTACTTTTTCAAAAATACGATCAATCTTTTGTACAAAAGAAGAAGCCTCTTGTTCTTCGGTAAAGATACGAGAGCACATCATTGGCGAAAGCGTTAACGCAATCAAGCCCGATACCGCGACCGCACTAGCCAAAGTAAAAGCAAACTCGGTAAACAACGCGCCCGTTAAACCACCTTGAAAGCCAATCGGAATATATACCGCGATCAACACAATGGTCATCGCCAAAATAGGGCCACCCAACTCGCGCGCCGCAATTAAAGAGGCTTCTAAAGGCGACTTGCCTTCCTTCATATGGCGATCAACGTTCTCAACCACAATAATGGCATCGTCAACTACTAAACCAATCGCCAAAACTAATGCAAGCAGTGTCAGCAAATTAATCGAGTAACCCAAAATCTGCATTAAGAAGAATGTGCCAATTAAAGAGAGTGGCATCGCAATCACAGGTACGGCAACCGCGCGTGCACTTCCTAAGAAGAGATAGATCACCACCGTCACAATCAATAGCGCCTCTAGGAGAGTTGCGACCACCTCATCGATCGAAGTCGTTATGAACTTGGTCGAGTCATAAACCACCTTGCCTGACATACCAGTGGGTAACTGCTTCTGAATATCTGGAACGGCTGCACGAACACGCTCAGCAACATCAAGCAAGTTCGCTTGGGGCGCTACCTTAATGGCAATAAATACTGATTTCTTGCCGCTAAAGGCAACATTGGTGTTGTAGTCTTCGGAGCCCATGCTCACTGTGGCTACTTGATCCAAATACACAATATTAATGCCATCTTTTTTGACAACCAATTTGCGGAACTCATCAAGGGTATGCAGATCTGTACCGGCCACCAAGTCCACGGCAACCATGTCACCTTTGGTGCTACCTACTGCTGATAAGTAATTATTTGCGGCCATGGCGCTATAAACATCATCCGCGCCCACACCAAGACCAG
The genomic region above belongs to Polynucleobacter sp. AP-Ainpum-60-G11 and contains:
- a CDS encoding flavin reductase family protein, giving the protein MTPFTSQELRKGFSSFATGVTVITCLDAGQNAHGITISSFNTVSLEPPLILWSLKKHSRLMPNFEVGHKQLIHVLERSQEAMAMHFATVKENQFVSVPHKIAASGLTQIEGCCAYFECETVSVHTGGDHNIIVAKVLNLKHTPESHPLIFAHSKFMGLDSSL
- a CDS encoding MDR family oxidoreductase, whose amino-acid sequence is MFKAILVNKDDQGYRAELSQVDETSLPEGDVRVKVHYSTLNYKDGLAITGKGPVVRSFPMVPGIDFAGEVLESASPEFKVGDMVLLNGWGVGEGHWGGLAQQARVKSEWLIPLPKGFTAKQALAIGTAGYTAMLCVMALQKHGLKPSDGEVLVTGAAGGVGSFAITLLSKLGFTVVASTGRMSEADYLKKLGASEVIDRAALSAPGKPLAKERWAAVVDSVGSHTLANACAQTKSDGAVAACGLAQGMDFPSTVAPFILRGVTLYGINSVTVPKAKRIAAYEQLSKLVDLKTLEEISHEITLEDSIKYAAELMAGNVRGRLIVDVNQ
- a CDS encoding MBL fold metallo-hydrolase, producing the protein MNTKNQANDLSSIHYPLADALPEVGSSMEVAPGVRWLRMRLPFALDHINLWLLRDEFEGVQGWTIVDCGIANDETKAAWDQIFATQLEDLPVLRVIVTHMHPDHVGLSQWLCEKWNAPLWISMTDYLTAQWLSHKEGGAAVGARAGGGGSADHFQKHGLVAAEDLEKIRARSNYYSNMVPGVPRQYRRIIDGEMILIGGHEWQVIMGFGHAPEHASLFCKDLGILISGDMLLPRISTNVSVYDAEPDADPLGLYLSSLDRYLPLPDDTLVLPSHGKPFTGMKPRIDQLKAHHDERLAETLGACKKPATAREIVPVLFRRELDIHQMTFAMGEAIAHLNYLLRRGKLSRQLCDDGVLRFCVV
- a CDS encoding efflux RND transporter permease subunit, whose amino-acid sequence is MNWTDIFIRRPVLSLVVSALVLVFGLKAVGSLPVNQYPQTQNALVTITTAYYGADPETIAGFITQPLETAIAQSQGIDYLSSMSVSGLSTITATLKLNYDSNAALTQIQTQISSVKNQLPPQAQQPVLNVQIGQSTAAMYMGFYSDDIPNNAITDYLLRVVKPKLDAVDGVQNAEITGGRKFALRAWLDREKMAGLGVGADDVYSAMAANNYLSAVGSTKGDMVAVDLVAGTDLHTLDEFRKLVVKKDGINIVYLDQVATVSMGSEDYNTNVAFSGKKSVFIAIKVAPQANLLDVAERVRAAVPDIQKQLPTGMSGKVVYDSTKFITTSIDEVVATLLEALLIVTVVIYLFLGSARAVAVPVIAMPLSLIGTFFLMQILGYSINLLTLLALVLAIGLVVDDAIIVVENVDRHMKEGKSPLEASLIAARELGGPILAMTIVLIAVYIPIGFQGGLTGALFTEFAFTLASAVAVSGLIALTLSPMMCSRIFTEEQEASSFVQKIDRIFEKVHHSYQTTLRDLLSTWQVIIVMGVILLGGVAYLYATARAELAPTEDQGIVLMQASGPPNSTVNQMQTYADQIYQISAAEPEYEQMFQITSPTSSFGGVLLKDWDQRSRNATKFQEDMQSKWNTIAGARVAAFQFPALPGAQGLPVQVVINTTESYEQLNEVSQAVLDKARRSGNFFFVDSDLKIDKPQDVLEIDREKVAALGMTQQQVGSALSAALGGGYVNYFSVAGRSYRVIPQVKQVDRLNPDQILDYYIRTPSGQMIQARTIATIKQKVVPQSINHFQQLNSATISGVSTPFISQADLLEFMRQTLKEVAPNGYTMDYAGPSRQFMAESGGFLVTMFFAILIVFLVLAAQFESFRDPIVILVSVPLALFGALIFINLGFTTLNVYTQVGLVTLMGLISKHGILIVEFANELQEAGRSKLDAIVEASSVRLRPILMTTAAMVLGVVPLVIASGAGAAGRQSMGIVIFTGLSIGTLFTLFVVPAMYLFIGTDHHQKKFKQQ
- a CDS encoding glutathione S-transferase family protein, coding for MMRLWGRTSSINVQKVLWCLAELGLQEGKDFERIDAGLHFGINRTPEFLALNPNGLVPTLQDGDLVLWESNTILRYLVRQYDKLMRFPVDTTSQYQSEKWMDWQLGTMWPPLRVAFLGLTRIPEADRDYALIKSSYQEADALLGLLDQTLEKHVYCSGEQFSVGDIPLALCVSRWLLLEQTFPDKTGPRSQLSNIDRWMRQIELETKYKVVAQKELNIVK
- a CDS encoding DUF1289 domain-containing protein — protein: MTTVPSPCINWCDINPENGFCRGCYRTLSEIADWSELSNSDKLEVWAKLETRKPQAPQ